From the genome of Eucalyptus grandis isolate ANBG69807.140 chromosome 2, ASM1654582v1, whole genome shotgun sequence, one region includes:
- the LOC120286407 gene encoding disease resistance protein At4g27190-like produces the protein MAEACATSVAKNLALKVGEYLFASISRQFGYVLCYKSYVEDLKDRVKELETVRERVQHLVDEAVYDGKPIYTDIKNWLESVENKAKEVENLLKHGESAKISCFRGWLPNPVVLHPIGRKVKKMTRVIQGLHEKSPNSNFQKVFYENTPIGIVTDTTFATISVDNKEDILDSRASIIHDLMKAIANDKVFVVGVYGPGGVGKSKLLEDIERQVKEEKLFDVVARANISRNPDLKTIQGEIAYALGLKIMNEETTHGRAYLLRRRLESDPKKKILIILDNLWKKVELKEVGIPCGDDNKVRGCKLLLTSRYRDVLLIDMGSDREFRLNELKHGEAQRIFERTMGDRVNDPNFKPLVDGVVKNCGGLPLLIISLAKRLKHGDLAAWRNALTNIEPSDVKSIVELNYNDLKDERIKSFQTIENTRDRFIMDLQSLQDSSLVLDSENIEQFRMHDIFVELAISIASTEWNALVGRKDYGFKDWSKDELRKCTAISFPHVGIDDLPEKLDCPNLRILLLLESHLSLEIPESFFESMEKLQVLDTSGFSFTSLPSSTEFLKNLKSLCLEYCHLEDLTVIGKLKGLQFLSLYRSAFTRLPKEIGELKELKYLGLSGCTKLKVIEPGVLESLVNLEELYIEDSFDQWEAEDEAPRSNASLVELKNMKKLSTLYIAVPHSANLSRDLPFMKLNKHKIQVGDVWDWSGEYKESRTLKLKLDLGSLLLEDWMQRCLQITEDLHLDGMQDGNDSIHDLCVEGFQELKHLHVQRSPSLQYIIHFTENVPRTAFSRLESLFLKNLNNMEKICHGCLTPESFSKLKIVKVDNCGEIKHLFPLSMKRIFLQLEEIEISRCHLMQQIIANAEADEDGEEIDDDPKVQSCNVRMLTLRNLPEMTSFWKTMDYSVAFFNGQQVSLPQLESLTLSELPKLKEIWSSQFPLDVSNLKFLKVEDCTFLLSIIPSNILLKLRNLEAITIERCHLIREVFDLEGLIASDNVKILSRLTKVTLSDLPSMGCIWNKNPRTLCFQNLRSLKVQNCEKLRFLFSSSMAKGLGQIKEIEIVTCKLMEEIMDAQEEESEEDATTNTLEFPLLTSLSLEKLPNLMTFSYGKCYISCPSLTRLRISGCPKMMTFSLFEGKQ, from the exons atgGCTGAAGCATGTGCTACCTCCGTTGCAAAGAATCTTGCATTAAAAGTCGGTGAGTACCTGTTTGCTTCGATTAGTCGTCAATTTGGGTACGTGCTATGCTATAAGAGCTATGTCGAAGATCTCAAAGATAGAGTCAAGGAGCTGGAGACTGTGAGGGAAAGGGTGCAACACTTGGTCGATGAAGCTGTGTATGACGGAAAACCTATATACACTGATATTAAGAATTGGCTAGAGAGTGTGGAGAATAAGGCTAAGGAAGTAGAAAACCTGTTGAAACATGGTGAAAGTGCAAAAATTTCTTGCTTTCGTGGGTGGCTTCCCAACCCTGTGGTGCTCCATCCAATTGGCAGGAAGGTGAAAAAGATGACTCGAGTCATTCAGGGACTCCATGAGAAAAGCCCAAATAGTAACTTCCAGAAGGTCTTCTATGAGAATACTCCGATAGGAATTGTCACCGATACCACTTTTGCTACAATATCTGTCGACAACAAAGAAGATATCCTGGACTCAAGGGCCTCAATCATACATGATTTAATGAAAGCTATAGCAAATGACAAGGTCTTTGTGGTTGGGGTGTATGGACCAGGTGGGGTTGGCAAGTCCAAGCTTTTGGAGGACATTGAAAGGCAagttaaggaagagaagttGTTTGATGTTGTTGCCAGAGCAAATATATCACGCAATCCTGATCTAAAAACAATCCAGGGAGAGATCGCTTATGCACTAGGTTTGAAAATAATGAATGAGGAAACTACTCATGGGAGAGCATATCTTTTACGCAGGAGGTTAGAGAGTGAtcctaagaaaaaaattctcataattttagataatttgtgGAAGAAGGTAGAGTTGAAGGAAGTTGGAATTCCTTGTGGAGATGATAATAAAGTAAGAGGCTGCAAACTGTTGCTAACATCTAGATACCGAGATGTTTTGCTCATTGACATGGGTTCTGACCGAGAATTCCGACTCAATGAGTTAAAGCATGGAGAAGCACAGAGAATTTTTGAAAGAACAATGGGAGATAGAGTTAATGATCCTAACTTTAAACCCTTGGTAGATGGAGTGGTCAagaattgtggaggcttgccCCTTTTGATTATTTCATTGGCAAAGAGGTTGAAGCATGGAGATTTGGCTGCATGGAGGAATGCTTTGACCAATATAGAACCGTCAGATGTAAAATCCATAGTGGAACTAAATTATAATGACTTAAAAGATGAGAGGATCAAATCAtt cCAGACCATCGAAAACACTAGAGATAGGTTCATTATGGATCTACAAAGCCTACAAGACTCTTCTTTGGTACTGGATAGTGAGAACATAGAACAATTTAGAATGCATGACATATTTGTTGAACTAGCCATCTCCATTGCTTCCACAGAATGGAACGCCTTAGTCGGGAGAAAGGACTATGGGTTTAAAGACTGGTCAAAGGATGAGCTCAGAAAATGCACGGCAATATCCTTCCCTCATGTTGGCATTGATGATCTTCCTGAAAAATTGGACTGCCCAAATTTGAGGATTCTTCTATTACTCGAAAGCCACCTATCTCTCGAAATTCCTGAATCATTTTTTGAATCTATGGAGAAGCTCCAAGTCTTGGACACTTCTGGCTTTTCTTTCACCTCTCTACCTTCATCCACTGAGTTCCTTAAAAACCTCAAGTCATTGTGTCTTGAGTACTGCCATCTGGAGGATCTGACTGTCATTGGAAAGCTGAAAGGATTGCAGTTCCTAAGTTTATATAGATCTGCATTCACTCGGTTGCCAAAAGAAATAGGTGAACTAAAAGAATTGAAATATTTGGGCCTGAGTGGGTGCACCAAGCTCAAAGTTATTGAACCTGGTGTGCTCGAaagcttggttaatttagaagaattgtATATTGAAGACAGTTTTGATCAGTGGGAGGCTGAGGATGAAGCACCGCGAAGCAACGCTAGCTTGGTTGAGTTGAAGAATATGAAGAAGTTGAGCACCTTGTACATTGCCGTTCCTCATTCTGCCAATCTCTCAAGAGACTTGCCATTTATGAAATTGAACAAGCATAAAATCCAAGTTGGGGACGTTTGGGATTGGTCGGGTGAATACAAAGAATCCAGAACTTTAAAGCTCAAGCTGGATTTAGGCAGTCTTCTTCTTGAAGACTGGATGCAGAGATGTTTGCAGATAACAGAAGATCTCCACTTGGATGGGATGCAAGATGGCAACGACAGCATTCACGATTTGTGCGTCGAAGGTTTTCAGGAATTGAAGCATCTTCATGTGCAAAGGAGCCCCTCACTTCAGTACATTATTCATTTCACTGAAAATGTCCCACGCACTGCATTTTCTAGATTGGAATCATTGTTTCTCAAGAATTTGAACAATATGGAGAAGATTTGTCACGGTTGTCTTACCCCAGAATCCTTCAGCAAATTAAAGATTGTGAAAGTGGATAACTGTGGTGAAATCAAACATTTATTTCCTTTGTCCATGAAGAGAATATTCTTGCAGCTCGAAGAGATTGAAATAAGTAGATGCCACTTGATGCAACAAATTATTGCAAATGCCGAAGcagatgaagatggagaagagatAGATGATGATCCCAAAGTGCAGTCATGCAATGTACGTATGTTGACATTGCGAAACTTGCCAGAGATGACGAGCTTCTGGAAAACCATGGACTATTCAGTCGCATTCTTCAATGGACAACAG GTTTCACTGCCCCAGTTGGAGTCCTTGACATTGTCTGAACTTCCCAAATTGAAAGAGATATGGAGTTCTCAATTCCCCTTAGATGTGAGCAActtaaaatttctgaaagtagAGGATTGCACTTTCCTCTTGAGCATCATCCCATCAAATATACTACTGAAGCTGCGGAATTTGGAAGCCATAACCATTGAAAGATGTCACTTAATACGAGAAGTATTCGACCTTGAAGGACTGATAGCCAGTGACAATGTCAAGATTCTATCACGATTGACCAAAGTAACTTTAAGTGACTTACCAAGTATGGGATGTATATGGAACAAGAATCCAAGAACATTGTGTTTCCAAAATCTAAGGTCACTGAAGGTGCAAAATTGTGAGAAATtgaggtttcttttttcttcttccatggctaaAGGACTCgggcaaataaaagaaattgaaatagtGACTTGTAAATTGATGGAGGAAATTATGGATGCACAAGAAGAAGAGTCCGAGGAAGATGCAACCACCAACACTTTAGAGTTCCCTCTATTAACTTCCTTGTCTCTTGAGAAATTGCCAAATCTCATGACATTCTCTTATGGGAAGTGCTATATTTCCTGTCCATCCCTAACAAGACTGAGAATATCTGGATGCCCCAAAATGATGACATTCTCTTTATTCGAAGGAAAGCAATAG
- the LOC104428109 gene encoding uncharacterized protein LOC104428109 — protein MTADTGLQQAFGCINSGLSLPVFFNQKVLFLRLEDLMLLSLGGLRRIWHDELPEGSFCKLATITVGDCENLCNIFPSNLIERFQSLKMIEVVRCASLKALMEHVAVKTKKMQQHLVFSDLKELKLWHLPRLNAVVTSSTKLTLGLPSLTNVSLHCCPNLRCLFTNGTARTLDKLEILDVSDCNNMREIVAVEDGEERKLKVVKFSHLRTVKLCSLKSLITFSSESCAYEFPSLKYLSILECTELKAFMLRPSVPSLEMSNEAATGFDDAPYSLFDDKVFLFPFS, from the exons ATGACAGCCGATACAGGCTTACAACAAGCATTCGGTTGTATCAACTCTGGCTTGTCTTTGCCCGTCTTCTTCAATCAAAAG GTTCTTTTTCTGAGGTTGGAGGATTTGATGCTCTTGTCGTTGGGCGGGTTGAGAAGGATATGGCACGATGAACTCCCTGAAGGATCATTCTGCAAACTAGCAACCATCACCGTTGGAGATTGTGAAAATCTATGTaatatttttccatcaaatttaatAGAGAGGTTCCAAAGCCTGAAAATGATTGAGGTGGTCAGGTGTGCCTCTTTGAAAGCATTAATGGAACATGTTGCTGTCAAAACTAAGAAAATGCAACAACATCTGGTCTTCTCAGACTTAAAAGAATTGAAGTTATGGCACCTGCCGAGGTTGAACGCAGTTGTGACTAGCAGCACCAAACTAACGCTGGGTCTTCCTAGCTTGACTAATGTTAGCTTGCATTGTTGCCCCAATTTGAGATGTCTCTTCACAAATGGCACTGCTAGAACTCTTGATAAACTTGAGATCCTAGATGTTTCTGATTGCAATAACATGCGGGAAATAGTTGCCGTAGAAGATGGTGAAGAGCGAAAGTTGAAGGTGGTGAAGTTCTCTCATTTACGTACAGTGAAGCTTTGTTCCCTTAAGAGCTTGATTACTTTCAGCTCAGAAAGTTGTGCATACGAGTTTCCATCCCTAAAATATCTCTCAATTCTAGAGTGCACTGAGCTCAAGGCATTCATGTTAAGGCCGTCAGTGCCAAGTTTGGAGATGTCGAATGAGGCAGCTACCGGTTTTGATGATGCTCCATATTCTTTATTTGACGATAAGGTTTTCCTCTTTCCATTCTCTTAG